One Tenebrio molitor chromosome 2, icTenMoli1.1, whole genome shotgun sequence genomic region harbors:
- the LOC138124922 gene encoding digestive cysteine proteinase 1-like, with amino-acid sequence MKILVVLLLSLYACQASLPESVVPDEWSNFKNLHRRRFMNPVEEVFRERIFEKKLQEVENHNERYRQGLETYELGVNQFSDYTEEELTPYTHGLLLPSEAPEPLISIDANSSLVARARLPASFDWRTRGVVTPVKNQASCGSCWAFSTVGALEAHYRIRYGRTVTLSEQQLVDCVPHGCRGGWMPNAYLYIAGNGGINYDRDYRYEARDNACRYSSSRARVSVRGYAYLTGPNEEMLKDMVVTQGPVSVAFDSGGNFAGYRGGVYYNPRCSTNKFSHAVVIVGYGRENGQDYWLVKNSWGSNWGQGGYVKMARNRGNHCGIASHASYPVF; translated from the exons ATGAAGATTCTTGTGGTGCTCTTGTTGTCTTTGTACGCTTGCCAAGCTAGCTTACCCGAGTCGGTAGTCCCCGACGAATGGAGCAATTTCAAG AACTTACACAGGCGTCGATTTATGAATCCGGTCGAAGAAGTCTTCAGGGAGCGCATCTTCGAGAAGAAATTGCAAGAGGTGGAGAACCACAACGAAAGATACCGACAAGGTCTGGAAACCTACGAACTCGGCGTCAATCAGTTCTCCGATTACACCGAAGAAGAGTTGACACCGTACACACATGGGCTCCTACTACCATCCGAAGCCCCAGAACCTTTAATCTCCATCGATGCCAACTCTTCGCTGGTGGCAAGAGCAAGGCTTCCCGCCTCATTCGATTGGAGAACCCGTGGAGTGGTAACTCCAGTGAAGAACCAAGCAAGCTGCGGCTCTTGTTGGGCCTTTTCCACT GTTGGAGCTCTAGAGGCTCATTACAGGATCCGCTACGGGCGCACTGTGACCCTCAGCGAACAGCAACTGGTGGATTGCGTCCCACACGGGTGCAGAGGAGGTTGGATGCCTAACGCATACTTGTACATCGCTGGAAACGGGGGAATAAACTACGACAGAGACTACCGCTACGAGGCTCGAGACAATGCTTGTCGGTACAGTTCTTCCAGAGCCAGAGTCTCCGTCAGAGGTTACGCTTATTTGACAGGACCGAATGAAGAGATGTTGAAAGATATGGTGGTCACTCAAGGTCCTGTTTCTGTCGCTTTTGATTCTGGTGGTAATTTCGCGGGGTACAGGGGTGGGGTCTACTACAATCCTAGGTGCTCCACTAATAAGTTTAGTCATGCTGTGGTTATCGTGGGGTATGGTAGGGAGAATGGACAGGATTATTGGTTGGTGAAGAATTCGTGGGGGTCGAATTGGGGACAAGGAGGGTACGTTAAGATGGCGAGGAATAGAGGGAATCATTGCGGGATCGCCAGCCACGCCAGCTACCCTGTCTTCTAA
- the LOC138124924 gene encoding crustapain-like, whose translation MSPHSKTKMKPQLLLFFVFLCNCSAGKNEWEIFKAIHHKAYQNESEDNFRKSIFLSNLELIESHNRKYDQGLVSYSLQINHFADHTVEELTRGSRPSTKPHKKSSKASPRAEVPDSIDWRDFGVITPIVDQDICLTCWAFAVVAALEGHVGIHLGVKNETLSEENLVDCVYSDFECKEEMERSALEDCYEYILDNGGIDTAASYPYDKEMEECRFKPENVGAQIKDYVTIAEGDEEEMKTVVGTIGPVSVIITADFTFMVYQKGVYYKEDCVNTKEPYNHAVTVVGYGTEDGQDYWLVKNEWGLTFGDQGYIKMARNRENNCGIATYATYPIV comes from the exons ATGAGTCCACACAGTAAGACTAAAATGAAGCCACaattgctcttgttctttgttttcttgtGTAATTGTTCCGCGGGCAAGAATGAGTGGGAGATATTTAAG GCAATACATCACAAAGCCTACCAAAACGAATCGGAAGACAATTTtcgaaaatcaatttttttgagcAATTTGGAACTCATCGAGAGTCACAATAGAAAGTACGACCAAGGTCTGGTCTCTTACAGTCTACAAATAAACCACTTTGCGGACCACACCGTCGAAGAGCTAACTCGAGGGTCGCGTCCCAGCACCAAGCCCCACAAGAAATCTTCTAAAGCTAGTCCAAGAGCTGAAGTCCCTGACAGCATCGACTGGCGAGATTTCGGAGTCATCACTCCCATAGTAGACCAAGACATTTGCCTCACCTGCTGGGCCTTCGCCGTG GTTGCAGCTCTAGAAGGCCACGTCGGGATCCATCTCGGTGTCAAAAACGAGACCCTCAGCGAGGAGAATCTTGTGGACTGCGTCTATTCGGATTTTGAGTGCAAGGAAGAAATGGAGAGGAGCGCCCTTGAAGACTGTTACGAGTACATCCTCGACAATGGTGGGATTGACACTGCGGCGTCTTACCCTTACGACAAAGAGATGGAGGAGTGCCGCTTCAAACCGGAGAATGTTGGGGCGCAGATCAAAGACTACGTCACGATTGCTGAAGGAGATGAGGAGGAGATGAAGACTGTAGTTGGGACGATTGGACCGGTTTCGGTCATCATCACTGCTGATTTTACCTTCATGGTGTATCAGAAAGGAGTGTATTATAAGGAGGATTGTGTCAATACGAAGGAACCGTACAACCACGCGGTTACTGTGGTCGGGTATGGCACTGAAGATGGGCAAGATTATTGGTTGGTGAAGAACGAATGGGGACTCACTTTCGGGGATCAGGGGTACATCAAGATGGCAAGGAATAGGGAAAACAATTGCGGGATTGCTACGTACGCTACCTATCCGATAGTTTGA
- the LOC138124921 gene encoding digestive cysteine proteinase 1-like yields the protein MKILVVLLVSLYTCQAGLPESLISEQWTNFKSSHRRRFMNPVEEVFRKRIFQKKLQEVENHNERYRQGLETYELGVNQFSDYTEEELLPYTHGLRLPSETPEPLISIDANSSLVARATLPASLDWRSRGVVTPVKNQASCGSCWAFSTTGALESHYKIRYGSTVTLSEQQLVDCVPEAHGCSGGWMADAYMYIARNGGINYDRDYPYEARDNACRYSSSRARVSVRGYAYLTGPNEEMLKDMVATQGPVSVAFDAGGNFAGYSGGVYYNPSCSTNQFTHAVVIVGYGTENGQDYWLVKNSWGSNWGQGGYIKMARNRGNNCGIASKASYPVF from the exons ATGAAGATCCTTGTGGTGCTCTTGGTGTCTTTGTACACCTGCCAAGCTGGCTTACCTGAGTCGTTAATCTCCGAGCAATGGACCAATTTCAAG AGCTCCCACAGGCGTCGATTTATGAATCCGGTTGAAGAAGTCTTCAGGAAGCGCATCTTCCAGAAGAAATTGCAAGAGGTAGAGAACCACAACGAGAGATACAGGCAAGGTCTGGAAACCTACGAACTCGGGGTCAATCAGTTCTCGGATTACACCGAAGAAGAGTTGTTACCGTACACGCACGGCCTCCGATTACCATCCGAAACCCCAGAACCTTTAATCTCCATCGATGCCAACTCTTCGCTGGTTGCTCGAGCAACACTTCCCGCCTCCCTCGATTGGAGATCCCGTGGAGTGGTAACTCCAGTGAAGAACCAAGCAAGCTGCGGCTCTTGTTGGGCCTTTTCTACT ACTGGAGCTCTGGAGTCCCATTACAAGATCCGCTACGGGTCCACCGTGACCCTCAGCGAACAGCAACTGGTAGATTGCGTCCCTGAAGCTCACGGGTGCAGTGGAGGTTGGATGGCTGACGCGTATATGTACATCGCTCGAAACGGGGGAATCAACTACGACAGAGACTACCCCTACGAGGCACGAGACAATGCTTGTCGGTACAGTTCTTCCAGAGCCAGAGTCTCCGTCAGAGGTTACGCTTATTTGACCGGACCGAATGAAGAGATGTTGAAAGATATGGTGGCCACTCAAGGTCCTGTTTCTGTCGCTTTTGATGCTGGTGGTAATTTCGCGGGGTACAGTGGTGGAGTCTACTACAACCCTTCGTGCTCCACCAATCAGTTTACTCATGCGGTGGTTATCGTGGGGTATGGTACGGAGAATGGACAGGATTATTGGTTGGTGAAGAACTCGTGGGGGTCCAATTGGGGACAAGGAGGGTACATTAAGATGGCAAGGAATAGAGGGAATAATTGCGGGATCGCCAGCAAAGCCAGCTACCCCGTCTTCTAA